Proteins from a genomic interval of Xiphias gladius isolate SHS-SW01 ecotype Sanya breed wild chromosome 23, ASM1685928v1, whole genome shotgun sequence:
- the adra2db gene encoding alpha-2Db adrenergic receptor: MDLTRLNLFVENVSNHENNTDAPRALPHTEAATALIIVVVTVIISVTIVGNVLVIVAVLTSRALRAPQNLFLVSLASADILVATLVIPFSLANEVMGYWYFGSTWCAFYLALDVLFCTSSIVHLCAISLDRYWSVTKAVSYNLKRTPKRIKSMIAVVWIISAIISFPPLLMTKHDERECLLNDETWYILSSCLVSFFAPGLIMILVYCKIYKVAKQRSSTVFVAKNGLKRQPSQSETCFVRKDRFEVESPSSQSSGSHQQRQGELDDIDLEESCCPSDTKPRNHRFTKRRKVEGSDCCPPQNCRLSWASARALQLYPEQKNPAGQPQLAAANKTKVAQMREKRFTFVLAVVMGVFVLCWFPFFFTYSLRAICRDSCYIPGALFNLFFWIGYCNSSVNPIIYTIFNRDFRKAFKKIVCRTPKRT; encoded by the coding sequence ATGGATTTAACCCGGTTGAATCTGTTTGTGGAAAACGTTTCCAACCATGAGAACAACACGGACGCACCGCGCGCCTTGCCGCACACGGAGGCAGCCACTGCGCTCATCATCGTGGTGGTGACTGTGATCATTTCGGTGACCATCGTGGGTAATGTGTTGGTGATTGTAGCGGTGCTGACCAGCCGGGCTCTCCGTGCGCCTCAGAAcctgttcctggtctctctgGCATCAGCGGACATCCTGGTGGCCACGCTGGTCATCCCATTCTCTCTCGCCAATGAGGTTATGGGCTACTGGTACTTTGGAAGTACTTGGTGCGCCTTCTATTTGGCTCTGGACGTGTTGTTCTGCACCTCATCCATCGTGCACCTGTGCGCCATCAGCCTGGACCGCTACTGGTCAGTCACAAAGGCGGTCAGCTACAACCTAAAGCGGACACCCAAGCGCATCAAGTCCATGATTGCTGTAGTGTGGATAATATCTGCTAtcatctccttccctcctcttctcatGACCAAACATGACGAACGGGAGTGTCTGCTGAACGATGAGACCTGGTACATCCTCTCGTCTTGCCTGGTGTCCTTCTTCGCTCCGGGTCTCATCATGATTCTGGTTTACTGTAAGATCTATAAAGTGGCCAAGCAGCGCTCGTCCACCGTGTTCGTGGCCAAGAACGGCCTGAAGAGGCAGCCCTCTCAGTCAGAGACCTGTTTCGTCAGGAAGGACAGGTTTGAGGTGGAGAGCCCCAGCAGCCAAAGCTCGGGCAGCCACCAGCAAAGGCAGGGGGAGCTCGATGACATCGACCTGGAGGAGAGCTGCTGTCCGTCGGATACTAAACCCCGCAATCACCGCTTCACCAAGCGGAGGAAGGTGGAGGGCTCGGATTGCTGCCCGCCTCAGAACTGCCGCCTCTCGTGGGCTTCGGCCCGGGCGTTACAGCTCTACCCGGAGCAGAAGAACCCAGCTGGGCAACCACAGCTGGCCGCGGCCAACAAGACCAAAGTGGCCCAGATGCGGGAGAAACGCTTCACCTTCGTGCTGGCGGTAGTGATGGGGGTGTTTGTACTTTGCTGGTTCCCCTTCTTCTTTACTTACAGCCTGCGTGCTATCTGCAGAGACAGCTGCTACATCCCGGGCGCTCTTTTCAACCTTTTCTTTTGGATTGGCTACTGCAACAGTTCCGTGAACCCTATAATATACACTATTTTCAACAGGGATTTCAGAAAAGCCTTCAAGAAAATCGTATGCAGAACTCCTAAACGCACATAA